The genomic segment TTTCTTAACACATTCTTCAAGTTGATTCTTCTTCAATTTGAGCACTTCACACCGCCCCTCAACTTTCAAATTCTTTGCACCTTAATTTCctcaaaatttgttttcattcaaTAAATGCCCTTTGCACAattcttaaatttctttttccttcaattCTTAAAACTTATATCACCAAGATCAAGTTAAATATATACATGCTTGTGCTAAAAGTTAAGACCAACTCTGCTTTTAAATTTCAATGTTATAAACATTACCaacttttttctaatttcactcTATATATGcccatataatatatataaatttagaacaagaaaaataattaataatttcccagctcatgaataaataataaattaaaaaaaaagcttggttAGCAGCAGTACCCCCAGGAATGCGAGAAGAAGAAAGTCTTCTTCAAGAGTTTTCCTTGGTTCCTGGGCTTGGCAAAGTacttagtgtgtgtgtgtgttttcaaTTGTGATTTTCGATGAAGGATGAGGAAGAAAGAGGGGAAGAATTAGGATGCGCCGACACCACAACTCGCAAGCAAAGGATGAGGTATTAAAATCTATtaataacatttaataaatCTATTAATTTTAGCTAGTTTGTTGATCCAAAAGATACAGGGAGGGAACTCCATTTCATCCTATACTTGAAGAATTATATTACAGTGAATATAACGATCCTGAGTATATGTAGACCCATCTAGATGAGAAATTCATTCAATTACATGCATGACAAGATTGATATAAAAGAGGGGCCTTTTCATATGATATAAATAGTCTGATatggtataataataataaaaaaaaaaacttgtgaatataaacaatttaataattaattgtcAGCGCATTATatgtcaattattattttatttagagatgTTATGTTAGAActtaaatttgttattatattatactgattttatataataaatgtttttggCAGGTACGATTGGATAGGTTGTCGTGTACATGTGGATCTACTTCTTCTGCATCTACAGGCCACAAACGTGATCGTGAGGATGAAGCATCTATTTCATATAGAGACATGGTgattataagtttaaaataaaatatattattttatactacATAGAATTGCAAATATTATGgtgattatattttatatatatcattcattgaaattttgaaatttatttaaaataaatttcaaaatttatatatatatatattatggtgatcataagtttaaaataaatttcaaaatttcaaatatcattTATTGACACACCCACTTACAATATTATCAAATCTTAAAAGATTcaaggatttatttatttttcattttcaagacAATGATAACATTTATGCATTGGTGGATGTATCAGATCCTATTATCCTGCTCGTAATATTATCACACCAAACCCGGTACAAGTCGGATTCAAAATGCTATAggtttttaagttaatatttgatattaattatgttttatttaaagattaatAATTGTATTGAACTCAAAACTAGATTGATGATTTGATATAGGACGGTGAAAAGGCTATTGCTAATCtttatgaaattaaagataatacactacttattattattcattctattagtttaatttatgttgtataacattaaaaatacttgaaaaaatattatatttagatGATGATATATAATAGGATAAGGCAATTCATATACTAGAAAGTCATGTTAGTGATAATGTCGGCTCATCAACTCGttgtcataaatataaaaatatttttaaaaaattaattttttaaagtattatattttttaaaataaatgttaaaccgtttaactttttttttttaaaaaaaaaaaaacaaactttgacGAAGTTCGGCCCGGCTACAATTGTCCACGACAGACATTTCAGGCAGGTCCATTTGTGGTCCTACTCTCTTCTCTCCTTTGATGGATACGTGATATGAAAGGTGGGTCCGAAGATTCATTTTCTATTGACAACATCATAAACAAGGGGAAGCGAAACGTTTTTTTTAGTTGGTGCTGGGATGCTTGAGACTTGATTTCTCTCTAATTTCCTAAGCATTTTAAGTTGCGTTTTGTTCATCTTATTAGTTTAATCCTTTTATTCCACAAATATTTGTATAAATCTTGTGGGGGTGGCATTGCGTGGCATGTGGAGTGGACCAGTCAATGTATACTAAGCATAATAATTACTCGTTAAGATCCtctgattaatatatataagcataatgatcatataaacggttcaacaataaaaaaaaaataatttcttcacttcctaattaataattaagagagaaaattgaaataaaatcatcGTAAAAACaattgcacaaaaaaaaaagagtaaccaGTGTCAATTACCCACCTCTTAAAACTATATCTAAGAGCAGGGAAAGAATATAAAGAAAacgaaagtaaaataaataaataaatagcaagGGTAGTGCTTAATAAGAATGCATTATACTCATTAATTTATTATCGGTACTATAAACCTTACCTGAGAAACAATGCGGTGCCGATTAAGATCCGATGAATTTGCTCTCTTCAGTGCGAAAGCAGGCCCACGAATATGAACCCCACCAGCCCCATTATCATCTTGATCACTGTTCTCCTCATGATCGCCACTGACTGGTTGAGGTTTTCTCAACTCGAGCCTCTTATGGTACCCTGTGGCGAAAGACTCCATCATCAAAGTCCCTATGGCAGATAACATGGCCACAAAACCTGCAAAGGGAAATTTCTCCCATGGATTTTGAACAAGACAAGGGCTAGTTAAGCTCTCAAAAGCATCAGGAAGTATGTGAATGAACCCGGTTCCCAAGATCACACCAGCAGCAAATGCCTTGATGAGGAAAAATGCTTCTCTGTCTGGGTGCAAGTATGACaagtttttgacaaaaaatggGAGACAGATTCCTAGTGCACTggcaaataaaattgaagatatTGCAATGAGTTTGTATTTGAGTGCTTCAGATGTGTTTTGATCATGACTGTCGTGTGCTTTCCTTGTGCACTTCGAGGAGACGAAGACCGGCGAAAGAAGAAGGAGACAGGAGATGGTAAAGAATGTCCACGAACAAGATTGATGCTTCATCATTGTCTAACGGTGGAATGAAAGGAAACTGCGTACTAACGTGAATCTATGAATAGTGTGTGTGACTCATGTAAATAATGAATGATTGATGCTCAAATACTACTATATCATGGCAAAATACTAAAAGGTATAATATATGGCTAAAATCACACAGCCTCAATGTTCTCTCTCTTATACTAACGTGAATCTATGAATAGAATTTTTTTACCGGCCGGCCGAGATATCCTTGAACACTccgatataatttaattttaaatttaaattaaataaataattagatatagAGGTTTCAAAGTTAGTTAgttttagtttaataaaaatttcaaatgatCTATAACGgttaagaaaaattgatttgatatgcAGTGGTAAGGCCTGTAAATTAGTCCTATTCTAAATGATTAAACAGATTTATAAAGAAAGCATGTCGAAGGAGTAGATAGGCTTGGATTGGAGGAATTGATAAGTTGATGCCATCTAATTTTAATTAGGTCAGCCTGCTATAAAATCTTcgtattatatatttttataagaaaaagaaaaaaaaaacaaataaatggcTGAGAGCCCATATCAATTATCAACCATTcaaagttgttgttgttgggaGTCAGGACTTTTGGGTCGGGTGGACCCGGAAGAAGATCAATTTGTCTCCACGGAAAGATTAATTGGAATCCAAAGGATACATAAGAGGGTGGTTCGGGAGCGAGAGCAGCCAAAACCAGAGGTACTTCTGGGCCCATCAATAATTCAGTCAAGCATGTCGAACATTATTGAATGGATTCTTATtaggtttgtttttaattgggAGTCCAGAATTGAGGTAGCAGATATTCAATCTTGTTGCGCGGAATTGAtatagtttaaagtattttttatttaaaaaaatattaaaaaaatatttttttatttttaaaattatttttaatattaatatattaaaatgatatgaaatataaagaaataatttaaaatttttaaaaaacatggtttgcatTACATTTTCAAACAGGTTTTGAGatattcggtttttttttgaTTGGTTGATGGacattgaaataattattgaaaagtTTGGTTAGTGATTCatgattttctaaaatataagtTTTCTATGAGATACAAGAGAACCCTCTGGTACTTAGTAAATATACAGGAGAGATGATGGTAAGGAGGTTGTGTGTTCATGGTTGATTACaagaaataataaagaagaTGAATGTTCGAATGCTATAgtataaaagaaaatgtttatGATTACCTCgagatttctatttgtttttttttttttttgtttttgttagtcATGACTTTCCAACATGTTCAAAGctcacatgtattttttttttatgaaatatttatgAGGTTGTCTCAAGTATGTTTGGAAGTttaggtaaaaaatatatacttttttgAGCTGCGAAAAACTATGGTTCATGAtagtatagttttgaaacccggctcggctcggctcgaCAAGTCGATTTGGAGTTGGAATTGGActgagtttaagaaaaaatagaggaaatgaAAACCCAGGGTGACCTGGCTGACCAGACAAGACTCggtcaaaaacccggttgcaacctgttgacttttgtttttttaattaaaatgatgtcgttttgatttaaaaaaaaatcaaaattgaccCGGGCGACCTATGATCTCGTCAAAAGTTAGTGATCCGGTCAAAACCTGAAATTTAGGCTTTAAACTGGGTCGACCATCGGGTCAAGTTTAAAAACTCGGCAGGGCAGTGAGGAGGTATTGCATAGCTACTATGCTTAAAAAGCTTACTATAGCAACCACTGTCTTCATGTATGTTCAAGGATTACATGAaggattctttttattatattttttggagGTTATCTGAAGTATGTCAGAAAGCTTAGGTaaaaaatttagggttttttcgtGGAGAAAAATTGTGATGCGTGGCAGTAAGGAGCTATTGCACAACTATTGTGCTTGAGAATCTTATTGTCGTAGCCATTGTCTACAGGTATGCTCAAGGCTCATATGAAGAAGTCTTTCCATGAGATTTTTCTAAGGTTATctcaagaatttaaaaaaagattaggtAAAAATTTCAGAAGTTTTGGAGCTGAGAAAGGTtgtctcattttcttttctcccgTTATACTTGCCtcactctcttttcttttcttcttttggtgatttctttttttaataaaaattgtttcCTCATGCAGCCCCATAACTCCTGCAACTACCCAACTACCgtacctttgtttttttcttcctttaccTTTTCATGTCCCCCCACCCGGTTTTCTGGTTAAGTTTCGAGTTCTGGATTTTAACTAGGTCACCGGGTTTTAACTTGGTTGttcggattaattttttttttaaatcaaaacgacgtcattttagtaaaaaaataaaagtctgcAGGTCGCAACCAGGTTTTTGATCGGGTCAACTGGGTCGCCGAGTCACGCCGAGTTTTTTCttctcctattttttcttcaacttggcCCAGTTCCAGTCCCAAATCGGCCGGATctcgagtttcaaaactatgcccCCAAACACTATTTATGTGTCCAATTTGTTTCCTTTCCCTTAAAAATATGTTccccatttatttttctttctttgctctTGTTTCCGAACTTTAAGAcaccaaaactttttttttttctctcaaccctttttcttttgcatGCTAACCATTATTTTGCTATTCATTACTTTGTccccttatttttattttgcacagGTGCACTGGCTATATAGCCAGTGCAAGTTGTTGACATTGGGTGACATGTtaatggattgttttttttctcttttttttttttaattgtttttaattttaacttacttcaaaaaataacatCAGGGTTGAAAATTATGGAAATAACACAACACAAACTTTTGGATTTTTGAAAagtcttttagaaaaaaaggttaaattttGGGTTTAAACAACCTTTATATATAGAACCAAATCTACCTTTTCCCAAAAGGTTTTGGTATGAAAACCCATTTATTGACTTGACTACCT from the Populus nigra chromosome 1, ddPopNigr1.1, whole genome shotgun sequence genome contains:
- the LOC133692942 gene encoding zinc transporter 1-like; its protein translation is MMKHQSCSWTFFTISCLLLLSPVFVSSKCTRKAHDSHDQNTSEALKYKLIAISSILFASALGICLPFFVKNLSYLHPDREAFFLIKAFAAGVILGTGFIHILPDAFESLTSPCLVQNPWEKFPFAGFVAMLSAIGTLMMESFATGYHKRLELRKPQPVSGDHEENSDQDDNGAGGVHIRGPAFALKRANSSDLNRHRIVSQVLEMGILVHSVIIGLSLGASKSSKTIKPLVAALSFHQFFEGVGLGGCISQAKFKLRAKVIMILFFSLTTPTGIAIGIWISRSYNEASPMALIVQGILNSASAGILIYMALVDLLAADFINSNMLYSFWLQLGAYLTLLLGAFSMSLLAIWGGN